A region of the Candidatus Rokuibacteriota bacterium genome:
CCAGGATACGCCCGGTCGGCGCTCTGTCCAGGCGACCTCTGCGGCGTCGACGAAGAGACTCACGGGCGCTGGGGTCATGCGGGCTCTCCTGCGGGCGGGATCGGGGGCATGGTGGGGACGAGGGAGGCGGCTACCGGCGGCCGGCATCCTCCAGCGCGTCCTGAACGGCTTCCCGGAAGGTCTCGATGGGATGCGCGCCCACCAGCCGCCGGCCATTGACGAAGAACGTGGGGGTCCCGCGCACGCCGAGCGCCGTGCCCTCGGCGAGATCCGCCGCCACCGCCTTCCTGAACCGCCCGCTGTCCAGGCAGGCCGTGAAGGCCGGCCGGTCGAGCCCCAGGCGGGCGGCGTAGCCGATGAGCTCCTCCCGGGAGAACTCCGGCTGGGCCAGGAACAGGAGATCGTGGTACTCCCAGTAGCGCCCCGACTGGCCCGCGCAGCGTGCCGCCTCGGCGGCGGGACGGGCGCCCTCGTGGAAGTCCAGGGGGAAGTCCTTGAAGACGAGGCGGACCTTGCCCGGGAACTCCGCGAGGACCTGGCCCAGCACCTGCTGGGCGCGCTTGCAGTAGGGTCACTGGTAGTCGGAGAACTCGATGATCGTGACGGGCGCCGCGGCCGCGCCGCGGACCAGGCTCGGGTCCGCCGTCAGCGCCGCGGCCGCCACCGGGTCCGATTGCCCCGAGCACGCGGCCGCCCACAGCCCGACCGTCACGGCGGCGATCGTCAGGATCCGGGTCATGCTGCCCCTTCGAGCGTGAGTTACTATAGTAGACGTCCCGCGCGACAGCCTGCGGTGCCAGGGGT
Encoded here:
- a CDS encoding thioredoxin domain-containing protein; protein product: MLGQVLAEFPGKVRLVFKDFPLDFHEGARPAAEAARCAGQSGRYWEYHDLLFLAQPEFSREELIGYAARLGLDRPAFTACLDSGRFRKAVAADLAEGTALGVRGTPTFFVNGRRLVGAHPIETFREAVQDALEDAGRR